One window from the genome of Chroococcidiopsis sp. TS-821 encodes:
- a CDS encoding glycogen debranching protein, protein MKIWVNEQIDPSGMIHACIACANEEQANECHASYERNLTDAQKAAGWIARIRTVESWDEVPVNALKLD, encoded by the coding sequence ATGAAAATCTGGGTAAACGAACAAATCGATCCTTCAGGTATGATTCATGCTTGTATTGCTTGCGCTAATGAAGAACAAGCAAATGAATGTCATGCGTCGTACGAGCGTAACTTAACTGATGCGCAAAAAGCAGCTGGTTGGATCGCGCGCATACGTACAGTTGAGTCGTGGGATGAAGTTCCAGTCAATGCCCTCAAACTTGATTAA
- a CDS encoding class I SAM-dependent methyltransferase, with the protein MGVQTLKLDEQLYSYMRSISLHEAEILTQLRQETAKHPMGNMQIAPEQGQFIALLVQLMQAKKTLDIGVFTGYSALSVALVLPPTGKVIACDISEEYTKIARHWWHKAGVADKIELHIAPAQDTLNQLLTAGEANTFDFALIDADKSNYDTYYELALKLIRPGGLIAVDNVLWSGRVADPYVQDNRTNKIRAFNQKLHQDTRVAISLVPIGDGLTLAWKRPHVVSG; encoded by the coding sequence ATGGGCGTTCAAACATTAAAACTCGACGAACAGCTTTACAGCTACATGCGATCGATTTCTTTGCATGAAGCAGAAATATTAACGCAGCTGCGACAGGAAACTGCAAAACATCCAATGGGCAATATGCAAATTGCTCCAGAACAAGGGCAATTTATTGCGTTACTTGTGCAATTAATGCAAGCCAAAAAAACCCTCGATATCGGGGTATTTACAGGTTATAGCGCGCTGTCTGTAGCGCTAGTCTTACCACCTACAGGTAAAGTTATCGCGTGCGATATCAGCGAAGAATATACAAAAATCGCGCGTCACTGGTGGCACAAAGCTGGTGTTGCAGACAAAATTGAGTTGCACATCGCACCCGCTCAAGATACCTTAAACCAACTACTTACCGCAGGTGAAGCAAATACCTTTGATTTTGCTTTGATTGATGCCGATAAAAGCAACTACGATACTTACTACGAGCTTGCATTAAAATTAATTCGCCCTGGTGGCTTAATTGCAGTTGATAATGTATTGTGGTCAGGAAGAGTCGCCGATCCCTACGTGCAGGATAATCGCACAAATAAAATCCGCGCTTTTAATCAAAAACTGCATCAAGATACGCGCGTCGCTATCAGCTTAGTTCCCATCGGTGATGGATTAACTTTGGCATGGAAACGTCCTCACGTCGTCTCTGGTTGA
- a CDS encoding rhodanese-related sulfurtransferase, with protein MTQIVATFYKFVSLPDAVEIQAPLLSYCLSHNVKGTILLAPEGINGTIAATRDRIDAVLAFLRANPRFADLEHKESTADAPPFERMKVRLKKEIVTLGVPEVDPNQRVGIYVSPQEWNALISDPEVTVIDTRNDYEVEIGSFKGAQNPQTRSFREFPEYVRQHLDPSQHKKVAMFCTGGIRCEKASSFLLSQGFAEVYHLKGGILKYLEEVPSAESLWEGECFVFDERVAVTHDLEIGSYDMCRSCGHPISKADKVSPHYEEGISCPYCFADLTEEKRKRQQEKQKQIELAKNKTNVITSN; from the coding sequence ATGACCCAAATTGTTGCAACGTTCTATAAATTTGTCAGTTTGCCAGACGCGGTGGAAATACAAGCACCTTTGTTGTCTTACTGCTTATCACACAACGTCAAGGGAACAATTCTGCTTGCACCGGAAGGAATTAACGGTACAATTGCCGCTACACGCGATCGCATTGATGCAGTTTTAGCATTTCTCCGCGCCAATCCTCGTTTTGCTGATTTAGAGCATAAAGAATCTACCGCAGATGCGCCACCCTTTGAGCGCATGAAGGTACGTCTTAAAAAAGAAATCGTGACGCTAGGAGTGCCAGAAGTCGATCCCAATCAAAGAGTAGGAATTTATGTATCGCCGCAAGAATGGAATGCTTTAATTAGCGATCCGGAAGTGACTGTGATTGATACTCGCAACGATTACGAGGTGGAGATTGGTAGTTTTAAAGGCGCGCAAAATCCGCAGACGCGATCGTTCCGTGAATTTCCTGAATACGTTCGTCAACATCTCGATCCAAGCCAGCACAAAAAAGTTGCGATGTTTTGTACAGGGGGAATTCGCTGCGAAAAAGCTTCCTCGTTTTTATTATCCCAGGGTTTCGCCGAAGTTTATCATCTTAAAGGCGGCATCTTAAAGTATTTGGAAGAAGTTCCATCTGCAGAGAGTTTGTGGGAAGGCGAGTGTTTTGTCTTTGACGAAAGAGTTGCGGTAACTCACGATTTAGAAATTGGTTCGTATGATATGTGTCGTAGTTGCGGACATCCAATTTCTAAAGCGGATAAGGTATCGCCACACTACGAAGAAGGCATTTCGTGTCCCTACTGTTTTGCGGATCTCACCGAAGAAAAACGCAAACGTCAACAAGAAAAACAAAAACAGATCGAGTTAGCTAAGAACAAAACGAATGTTATTACCTCAAACTGA